The following are encoded in a window of Periplaneta americana isolate PAMFEO1 chromosome 13, P.americana_PAMFEO1_priV1, whole genome shotgun sequence genomic DNA:
- the LOC138711649 gene encoding piggyBac transposable element-derived protein 3-like, translating into MAEKSKALTTNEITELVNNINPNDSDFEIEDEEDNDEDIIVPRPPTPVIDESSSDSEDESLTLAEIQRRAVIWRHKNVFQSPLTFENVSSPELSEVKDPFEYFSKYLRPSFFDEMAHFTNLKHVSLTGKSLNCTGREIRKFWGVSIVAALLGFPRLRMCWESRTRYPLVAENMARDRFYLLRRSIKVVDDNAVPQDQKQDSFWKVRPMLNSIRDACLQHRRTKNVSIDEQMIPFHGHVRMRQYIKGKPHPVGLKNFVLSTPSGLPLDFMMYEGKGKEISSEKSTVPEKLDVGGRVVLKLADSLPPGSSIFIDRYFTSVELLDCLILRNISGTGTIMASRVPKKVQFKSDTDMKKEGRGSYDQVVRNDDKLALLKWFDNRAIFLASTEFGVEPVEDCKRWSKKDKAYIQIPRPATVKMYNSYMGGVDLLDRVLGKYAMRGRTKKWTIRVIHHFFDFAIAAAWLEYRQAAMESGWAKKDILSYFLFRFEVAEKLIYFDGKNVAIHDELDEQEDEEEKEDEDSDESSRRKRPRTPKALPPRAARLDQALHLPQMMNKEQTNRSKCRAPGCKSLTFVRCTECKMFLCFTTERNCFSEFHKK; encoded by the exons ATGGCGGAGAAAAGCAAAG CCTTGACTACGaacgaaataactgaacttgtcAACAACATCAATCCCAATGATTCTGACTTTGAGATTGAGGACGAAGAAGACAATGATGAAGATATCATAGTTCCTAGACCTCCAACTCCTGTGATCGATGAAAGTTCATCTGATTCCGAAGATGAGTCGCTAACTCTTGCGGAGATACAACGAAGGGCCGTTATTTGGAGGCACAAAAATGT attccaGTCGCCATTGACTTTTGAGAATGTTTCATCACCTGAACTATCAGAAGTAAAGGATCCTTTCGAGTACTTCAGTAAGTACCTGCGACCTTCATTTTTTGATGAAATGGCGCATTTCACAAATTTGAAGCATGTATCTCTAACCGGGAAATCTCTAAACTGCACTGGACGAGAAATTAGAAAGTTTTGGGGCGTTAGTATTGTAGCTGCGCTCTTGGGGTTCCCAAGACTAAGGATGTGTTGGGAGAGCAGAACCCGCTACCCGCTGGTAGCAGAAAATATGGCCAGAGATAGATTTTATTTGCTTCGCAGAAGTATTAAGGTTGTTGATGACAACGCTGTTCCTCAGGATCAAAAGCAGGACAGTTTCTGGAAGGTGAGACCAATGTTAAACAGTATTAGAGATGCATGTCTACAACATCGCAGAACTAAAAATGTTTCAATCGATGAACAGATGATTCCATTTCACGGACATGTGCGCATGCGCCAATATATCAAAGGAAAGCCGCATCCTGTGGGATTGAAGAATTTTGTTTTGTCAACCCCTTCTGGCCTACCTCTTGACTTCATGATGTATGAAGGAAAGGGAAAGGAAATATCTTCAGAGAAAAGCACTGTTCCAGAAAAGCTTGATGTGGGTGGGCGAGTTGTTCTGAAACTTGCAGATTCTTTGCCACCTGGGTCGTCTATTTTCATAGATAGATATTTTACTTCTGTTGAGCTACTTGATTGCTTGATCCTAAGAAACATTTCGGGAACTGGAACAATAATGGCTAGTCGTGTACCAAAAAAGGTTCAATTTAAAAGCGACACTGATATGAAGAAAGAAGGTAGGGGTAGCTACGATCAAGTGGTGAGAAATGACGACAAACTAGCTCTCCTCAAGTGGTTTGACAATAGGGCCATTTTTCTAGCATCAACAGAATTCGGTGTGGAACCAGTAGAAGACTGTAAGCGCTGGTCAAAAAAGGATAAGGCTTACATTCAAATTCCTCGCCCTGCGACAGTGAAGATGTACAATTCATACATGGGGGGAGTTGATCTCTTAGATAGGGTGTTGGGAAAGTATGCCATGAGAGGGAGGACAAAAAAATGGACAATTCGTGTCATTCATCATTTCTTTGATTTTGCTATTGCAGCAGCCTGGCTTGAATACAGGCAGGCTGCTATGGAATCTGGTTGGGcgaaaaaagatattttgtcCTATTTCCTATTTCGGTTTGAGGTGGCAGAAAAACTGATATACTTTGATGGAAAGAACGTTGCCATTCATGATGAATTAGACGAACAGGAAGATGAGGAGGAAAAGGAGGATGAAGACAGTGATGAATCTTCCAGAAGGAAGCGTCCTAGAACACCAAAAGCTTTACCACCCAGGGCTGCTAGATTGGACCAGGCCTTACATTTACCACAGATGATGAATAAAGAGCAAACAAATAGGTCGAAATGTAGAGCTCCTGGTTGTAAGTCTTTGACATTTGTCAGATGCACAGAATGCaaaatgtttttgtgttttaCAACAGAACggaactgtttctcggaatttcataaaaaatga